A single window of Brassica rapa cultivar Chiifu-401-42 unplaced genomic scaffold, CAAS_Brap_v3.01 Scaffold0384, whole genome shotgun sequence DNA harbors:
- the LOC117130238 gene encoding uncharacterized protein LOC117130238, with the protein MSKINNLEYASLNLSGDNYLQWELDTKILLRSRNLGDTITEGTEPSDKDNYKAIVVIRHHLAEGLKDQYLTIENPLELWTELKTRFNHQKTVILPKALYDWRNLRIQDYKSVEEYNSALFKIVSKLKLCGETITDADMLEKTFSTFHTSNVVLQQQYREKGFSTYAALISCLLLAEQNNELLMMNSELRPPGAKALPEAHAAVEPKMRLQESHTVVA; encoded by the coding sequence ATGTCGAAAATCAACAACCTTGAATATGCTTCCCTCAATCTCTCCGGAGATAATTACCTCCAATGGGAGCTTGATACCAAAATCCTCTTAAGGTCCAGAAACCTTGGTGATACTATCACTGAAGGCACTGAGCCATCAGACAAGGATAATTACAAGGCAATCGTTGTCATTCGCCATCACCTTGCTGAAGGTCTCAAGGACCAGTATCTCACAATTGAGAATCCTCTGGAACTTTGGACAGAGTTGAAAACCAGATTTAATCATCAGAAAACTGTGATATTGCCAAAAGCCCTTTATGATTGGAGAAACCTGAGAATCCAAGACTATAAGTCTGTGGAAGAGTATAACTCGGCTTTGTTCAAAATAGTCTCAAAGTTGAAACTTTGTGGTGAGACTATTACTGATGCTGATATGTTGGAGAAGACATTCTCCACATTCCACACCAGCAATGTTGTGCTTCAGCAACAGTACCGAGAGAAAGGTTTCTCCACTTATGCTGCCTTAATCTCTTGTTTGTTGCTAGCTGAGCAAAACAATGAGTTGCTCATGATGAACAGTGAGCTAAGGCCTCCTGGTGCTAAAGCATTGCCTGAGGCACATGCGGCCGTAGAGCCAAAGATGAGACTCCAAGAGAGTCATACCGTGGTCGCATGA